The proteins below are encoded in one region of Bremerella sp. P1:
- the trpD gene encoding anthranilate phosphoribosyltransferase, whose amino-acid sequence MSHSEVIAKVQSGTDLSLEEMAAAIGQMMEGAWSDDEIGSLLLALNDKGPSVDEIAGAATAMRSHMITIESPNEDFIDTCGTGGDRSGTFNISTATAIVIAAAGVTVAKHGNRSVTSKSGSADVLSRLGVNIEADVPTIEKCLNEVGICFCFAPLMHGSMKHVAPVRKKLGVPTIFNLLGPLCNPANAPYQLLGVGRPEYRELLASALQKLGTTKAVFVTGRDGMDEVTISDVTDVTIATPAGLVPIVWQPEEFGIQRQGKEDMLVDGPEESAAMIRRVLAGEKGGARDIVVINAAAALWTIGKNDSLSECARLAEIAIDSGAAEKTLAKLAEVSRG is encoded by the coding sequence TTGTCGCACTCAGAAGTAATCGCCAAGGTACAGTCCGGGACAGACCTTTCGCTCGAAGAAATGGCCGCCGCCATCGGTCAAATGATGGAAGGAGCCTGGAGCGACGATGAAATCGGCTCGCTGCTGTTGGCCCTGAACGATAAGGGGCCCAGCGTCGATGAAATCGCCGGCGCCGCGACCGCCATGCGTAGTCACATGATCACCATCGAGTCCCCCAACGAGGACTTCATCGATACCTGTGGCACTGGGGGGGATCGTAGCGGGACGTTCAATATTAGTACGGCCACGGCCATCGTTATTGCGGCAGCCGGGGTAACGGTTGCCAAGCATGGTAATCGCAGCGTGACCAGCAAGTCCGGTAGCGCCGACGTTCTTTCCCGCCTGGGAGTGAACATCGAGGCCGACGTGCCGACCATCGAAAAGTGCTTGAATGAGGTCGGTATTTGCTTCTGCTTCGCGCCGCTGATGCATGGCTCGATGAAGCATGTGGCTCCGGTGCGAAAGAAGTTGGGCGTGCCGACGATCTTCAATCTGCTCGGTCCCCTTTGTAATCCGGCCAACGCACCCTATCAGCTATTGGGTGTCGGTCGGCCTGAATATCGAGAACTGCTGGCCAGTGCTCTGCAGAAACTGGGGACGACCAAAGCGGTATTTGTGACCGGACGCGATGGGATGGACGAAGTCACTATCAGCGACGTTACGGATGTCACGATTGCGACGCCAGCTGGATTGGTGCCGATCGTCTGGCAGCCGGAAGAATTCGGCATCCAGCGACAAGGCAAAGAGGACATGCTGGTCGACGGGCCGGAAGAAAGCGCGGCCATGATTCGCCGTGTTCTTGCTGGCGAGAAGGGGGGAGCTCGCGATATTGTCGTGATCAACGCGGCTGCCGCCCTGTGGACCATCGGCAAGAATGACTCACTGAGCGAATGTGCGCGACTCGCGGAGATCGCGATCGATAGCGGTGCGGCGGAAAAGACGCTGGCCAAGCTGGCGGAGGTTAGCCGCGGGTGA
- a CDS encoding nucleoside hydrolase has translation MSRKVIIDCDPGIDDAIALMIALFDPRLDVIAITSTAGNVNADQAYTNLQALIECLDPPRRPRIAMGPGPRLAPPVDSTFLHGSDGLAEIHLNVAKLHQTHSADKLISDEVRAFPDEVTILCLGPMTNVANCLQRDPTFASQVGQVIIMGGSLNGIGNVTPCAEFNCHFDAESARRVLHSKTTKTVVPLDIASQVTFGIDLLDHIPKKESRVTNLLNQILPFSFRSHRRHLAQEGICLNDAVALVALLQPELFESVPMAGDVETQGDLTLGATIFDQRTVRTWTPNMEVMTSVDTVGAKDCIIRGIIQAVKETAE, from the coding sequence ATGTCCAGGAAGGTCATTATCGACTGTGATCCCGGCATCGATGACGCCATCGCGCTCATGATTGCCCTCTTTGATCCGCGTCTGGACGTCATTGCGATTACCTCCACCGCCGGAAACGTTAACGCCGATCAAGCCTACACCAACTTGCAGGCTCTGATCGAGTGCCTCGACCCACCGCGACGTCCCCGCATTGCGATGGGGCCTGGTCCGCGGCTGGCCCCCCCGGTCGATTCAACGTTTTTGCATGGAAGTGACGGCCTGGCAGAAATCCACCTGAACGTCGCCAAGCTGCATCAAACACATTCGGCCGATAAGCTGATCAGCGACGAAGTTCGAGCTTTTCCGGATGAAGTCACCATCCTTTGCCTCGGCCCGATGACCAATGTAGCGAACTGCCTACAGCGTGACCCAACGTTTGCGTCGCAGGTCGGACAGGTCATCATCATGGGAGGTTCGCTCAACGGCATCGGCAACGTGACTCCCTGTGCGGAATTCAATTGCCATTTCGATGCTGAAAGTGCACGTCGCGTGTTGCACTCGAAGACGACCAAGACGGTCGTTCCGCTCGATATCGCCAGCCAGGTTACCTTTGGGATCGACCTGCTGGATCACATTCCCAAGAAAGAATCGCGCGTCACGAATCTACTGAACCAGATCTTGCCGTTCTCGTTCCGTTCGCATCGGCGTCACCTGGCTCAAGAAGGCATTTGCTTGAACGACGCCGTGGCACTGGTTGCCCTATTACAGCCGGAACTCTTTGAATCGGTTCCGATGGCAGGCGATGTCGAAACCCAAGGAGACCTGACGTTGGGTGCGACTATCTTCGATCAGCGAACGGTACGTACCTGGACGCCGAACATGGAAGTGATGACCAGCGTCGATACCGTCGGAGCGAAAGACTGCATCATTCGTGGGATTATCCAGGCCGTCAAAGAAACGGCCGAATAG
- a CDS encoding TraR/DksA family transcriptional regulator: protein MARSRDEFIGKMKEILLRRRDALRKALAGDLSLLKELEQTSGDVVDFALDSVQDELSSQLAEVESRELASIDTALEQIKAGKYGECEGCSATIPIARLQALPYATLCIKCQRELEELGPDGVSWAQTDDTQAVK, encoded by the coding sequence ATGGCACGCTCAAGAGACGAATTTATCGGCAAGATGAAGGAGATCCTCCTTCGCCGTCGCGATGCCCTGCGTAAGGCGCTCGCCGGGGACTTGAGTCTCCTGAAAGAACTCGAGCAGACTTCGGGTGATGTCGTCGACTTCGCACTCGATTCGGTCCAGGACGAACTGAGTTCGCAGCTGGCCGAAGTCGAAAGCCGCGAATTGGCGAGCATCGACACCGCACTGGAACAAATCAAAGCCGGTAAGTACGGCGAATGTGAAGGCTGTAGCGCCACCATTCCGATCGCTCGCCTGCAGGCTCTTCCTTACGCCACTTTGTGCATCAAGTGCCAACGCGAACTGGAAGAACTCGGCCCCGACGGAGTCAGTTGGGCTCAAACCGACGACACCCAAGCCGTCAAGTAA
- a CDS encoding MMPL family transporter — protein sequence MPKHTETSEEKSLLARPLAWGTRLVVRFPIVVLLVAFMVAGLCVFYATNHLGFKTSRLDLINQQSGFNQLWLEYLDQFGADDDVVVIIEGPGREEIVPALEDLYTQLMAQEQSFYAVLHERGLSKVREKGLHFLPESDLTKIDQQLQRLRPVMQGQWDSMGVGQLAYNLNQQLLFAQRQPNSPQAQMMAEQSHQQLDRLASNLLAAMGQGESQGSVLVPPNDSLNALSQIDSDYFLANEGQLGLILLRLVKDKSELAQGKEAIAQLRTILDRFQVKYPGLKFGLTGLPVMENDEMERSQVDMTKASVISLVGVAFLFMASFGGLRHPLLAVVALLIGIAMSVGFATAFVGHLNILSVSFGVILIGLGIDFGVHYVARYLKEAEEKKTGDALVQTSRDIGPGIVTGGLTTAVAFFTASLTDFTGVAELGIIAGGGLLVCLIASMTVLPASIHLADRHRNRYQLPKPLHLDWWVLPLLKTPKITLLASLVVVALLAIGVPKLRYDHNLLNLQPKGLESVQWEEKLISDTDRSVWFALSIAEDRETLLKRKEKFEALSTVNRVEEIASLMPDSSPEKLVMIEDLDRRLKKLPENVPTISVPQAGHLGQVLADSQRLLSPDDPAAQHTYRRLAQIRELLRGMPEPRYNAIISQFQQRNAGELLQWLHSLAVISNPEPPTIDDLPEALVSRFVGKNNQLLLRIYPNASIWDMDALEGFVKQVTSVDSKVTGQPLQTFYASRQMQRSYIHAAIYSLIAVMIILLIDFRSMTNTLLALTPVGLGGLMLFGIQGFADIPLNPANMIVLPLILGIGIDDGVHVVHDYRRQSRGYSLGASTATGVIITSLTTMIGFGALMLADHRGLASLGRVLTIGVACCLFTSLVVLPCLLTILSGFRRELPEVDSTASPARDRPRGRKLASIPDEPNSHPHKEPSGEDADSREAFDESSPKR from the coding sequence ATGCCTAAGCATACTGAAACGTCGGAAGAGAAATCGCTTCTCGCGAGACCCCTGGCCTGGGGCACACGCTTGGTGGTGCGCTTTCCGATTGTCGTGCTGTTGGTGGCCTTCATGGTCGCGGGGCTCTGTGTCTTCTACGCGACCAATCACCTGGGGTTCAAAACAAGTCGCCTGGATCTGATCAACCAGCAAAGTGGTTTCAATCAGCTGTGGCTTGAGTACCTCGATCAGTTCGGTGCCGATGACGATGTCGTCGTGATCATTGAAGGGCCTGGCCGGGAAGAAATCGTTCCCGCGCTGGAAGATCTCTACACCCAACTGATGGCCCAGGAACAGTCCTTCTACGCGGTGCTCCATGAGCGCGGTCTCAGCAAGGTACGCGAGAAAGGGCTGCACTTTCTGCCCGAGTCAGACCTGACGAAGATCGATCAACAACTTCAGCGTCTGCGTCCCGTGATGCAGGGGCAATGGGATTCGATGGGCGTGGGCCAGTTGGCTTACAACTTGAATCAACAACTGCTCTTCGCTCAGCGACAACCGAATTCTCCGCAGGCTCAGATGATGGCCGAGCAGAGTCATCAGCAACTGGATCGGCTGGCGAGCAATCTTCTGGCTGCGATGGGGCAGGGGGAATCGCAAGGTTCGGTTCTCGTTCCGCCCAACGATTCGTTGAATGCATTGAGCCAGATCGACTCCGACTACTTCCTGGCCAACGAAGGTCAGCTTGGTCTGATCTTGTTACGTTTGGTGAAGGACAAATCGGAGCTGGCCCAAGGGAAAGAAGCAATCGCACAGCTGCGAACAATTCTGGACCGATTCCAAGTGAAGTATCCCGGATTGAAGTTCGGCCTTACCGGACTTCCGGTGATGGAAAACGACGAAATGGAACGCAGCCAGGTCGACATGACCAAGGCCAGTGTCATCAGCCTGGTTGGCGTCGCGTTTCTGTTCATGGCGTCGTTTGGTGGCCTGCGGCATCCATTGCTGGCGGTCGTGGCACTGTTGATCGGTATCGCCATGTCGGTCGGCTTTGCGACGGCCTTTGTGGGTCACCTGAACATCTTGAGCGTGTCGTTCGGCGTCATCTTGATCGGGCTGGGCATCGACTTTGGCGTGCACTACGTCGCGCGGTATCTCAAGGAAGCCGAAGAAAAGAAGACAGGTGATGCCTTGGTGCAGACGTCCCGCGATATTGGGCCGGGGATTGTCACTGGTGGTTTGACGACGGCGGTCGCATTCTTCACGGCATCGCTCACCGATTTCACAGGCGTGGCCGAACTGGGCATTATCGCCGGTGGTGGCTTGTTGGTTTGTTTGATCGCTTCGATGACCGTCTTGCCGGCCTCCATTCACCTGGCCGATCGGCATCGCAATCGCTACCAATTGCCGAAGCCACTGCATCTTGATTGGTGGGTGTTGCCGCTACTCAAGACTCCCAAGATCACCCTCCTGGCTTCACTGGTTGTTGTCGCACTGTTGGCGATCGGCGTGCCGAAGCTGCGCTACGATCACAATCTGCTGAACCTGCAGCCGAAAGGGCTGGAAAGCGTTCAGTGGGAAGAAAAGCTCATCAGCGATACCGACCGCAGTGTCTGGTTCGCTCTCTCGATTGCCGAAGACCGCGAGACGCTGCTCAAGCGAAAAGAGAAGTTTGAAGCGTTGTCGACGGTGAATCGTGTCGAAGAAATCGCCTCGCTGATGCCTGATAGCTCGCCGGAGAAGCTGGTCATGATCGAGGATCTTGATCGACGCTTAAAGAAGCTGCCGGAGAACGTGCCGACCATCTCCGTGCCCCAGGCAGGGCATCTGGGCCAGGTACTCGCGGACTCGCAACGGCTTCTTTCGCCTGACGATCCTGCGGCACAACACACCTACCGGCGTTTGGCACAAATCCGCGAACTTCTGCGGGGGATGCCAGAACCGAGATACAACGCGATCATCTCGCAGTTTCAGCAGCGAAACGCAGGCGAACTACTGCAATGGCTACACTCGCTGGCGGTGATCTCGAACCCCGAACCACCCACCATCGATGACCTGCCTGAAGCGCTCGTCTCACGATTTGTGGGTAAGAACAACCAACTGCTGCTGCGTATCTATCCCAACGCCAGCATCTGGGATATGGATGCGTTGGAAGGTTTCGTCAAGCAAGTGACTTCGGTCGATTCCAAAGTGACCGGGCAGCCGCTGCAAACCTTCTACGCTTCCCGGCAAATGCAACGAAGCTATATCCATGCGGCGATTTACTCGTTGATCGCCGTGATGATCATCCTGCTGATCGACTTCCGCAGCATGACCAACACGCTCCTGGCTCTCACCCCGGTGGGACTTGGGGGGCTGATGCTGTTTGGCATTCAAGGATTTGCCGATATTCCCCTGAACCCGGCCAATATGATCGTGCTACCGTTGATCCTGGGTATTGGCATCGACGACGGCGTTCACGTGGTGCACGACTACCGACGTCAAAGCCGTGGGTACTCGCTGGGGGCTTCGACGGCGACCGGCGTGATTATTACCTCGCTGACCACCATGATTGGCTTCGGAGCGTTGATGCTGGCCGACCACCGTGGTCTGGCCAGTCTCGGTCGCGTCCTGACCATTGGTGTGGCGTGCTGTCTCTTTACCTCGTTGGTCGTCCTGCCGTGTCTGTTGACCATTCTTTCTGGCTTTCGCCGAGAATTGCCTGAGGTCGATTCGACCGCCTCGCCGGCGCGGGATCGGCCTCGCGGACGCAAGCTGGCAAGTATTCCTGACGAGCCGAATTCGCACCCGCACAAAGAACCGTCTGGCGAGGATGCTGATTCCCGCGAGGCATTCGATGAATCGTCGCCAAAACGGTAA
- a CDS encoding MFS transporter codes for MKSVGKPLVILILAVCAAHAMVHVLEGSLPCVEQSIAAQYDVGSATTGWLQTVWRFPWGVGALVAGWLVDRYGAKRMLALYLIGGGVTCFTSIVLPGLPLLFASMFLMGVMASIYHPAGLALLSHETTPDTLPKTLGWHGVFGSLGIGGVPLIAAVVLSMTHSWHAFYAVLGVMSISIGMVFVYLTLQSPERVFSKVDQAAADDRGNWASFGVLLVMSSLIGLSYHGVMSFLPRFLSDAKVLGFQTQGEIGGNILAASSLILGCIGQYMAGQMARPKRLEFQLMLICAGTIPFLIGMSFAPPQWKWYCVAAWGMIFFMHQPVFNSLIAKYTPRSRRSLCYGVSFAVGNGIGAIAAGLVGENTHLQSAYLGLAGCASLATIAGLILWIRAARNPPIGPENS; via the coding sequence GTGAAGTCAGTTGGAAAGCCCTTAGTCATCTTGATTCTGGCGGTCTGCGCGGCCCACGCCATGGTGCATGTGCTGGAAGGATCGCTGCCCTGCGTCGAGCAGTCGATCGCCGCCCAATACGATGTCGGCTCGGCAACCACAGGCTGGCTGCAGACCGTATGGCGATTTCCCTGGGGTGTCGGGGCGCTGGTGGCCGGCTGGTTGGTCGACCGCTACGGAGCGAAGCGAATGCTCGCCCTCTACTTGATAGGCGGAGGCGTGACCTGCTTCACCTCGATCGTGCTGCCGGGGCTTCCGCTACTGTTCGCCTCGATGTTTCTGATGGGGGTGATGGCCAGCATTTATCATCCGGCCGGTCTGGCGCTGCTTTCGCATGAAACAACTCCGGATACGCTTCCCAAAACGCTCGGTTGGCATGGCGTGTTTGGTTCACTGGGAATTGGCGGAGTTCCCTTGATCGCAGCCGTCGTGCTTTCGATGACCCACTCGTGGCACGCTTTTTATGCGGTACTGGGTGTTATGTCGATTTCGATCGGCATGGTGTTCGTCTATCTCACGCTGCAGTCGCCTGAACGGGTATTCTCGAAAGTCGATCAGGCTGCCGCCGATGATCGTGGCAACTGGGCCAGCTTTGGCGTGCTGCTGGTCATGTCGAGCTTGATCGGATTGTCGTACCACGGCGTGATGAGCTTCTTGCCACGTTTTTTATCTGATGCGAAGGTCCTCGGATTTCAAACGCAGGGGGAGATTGGCGGGAACATCCTGGCAGCCAGTTCGCTCATCTTGGGATGCATTGGCCAGTACATGGCCGGCCAAATGGCTCGTCCGAAGCGGCTGGAATTTCAATTAATGCTGATTTGTGCCGGGACGATTCCATTTCTAATCGGCATGAGCTTTGCCCCGCCACAGTGGAAGTGGTACTGCGTCGCAGCGTGGGGGATGATCTTCTTCATGCACCAACCGGTGTTCAATAGTTTGATCGCGAAATACACTCCCCGATCGCGGCGAAGTCTCTGTTATGGGGTCTCGTTTGCTGTCGGTAATGGGATCGGCGCGATCGCCGCAGGCCTGGTGGGTGAGAACACGCATTTGCAGTCGGCGTACCTGGGGCTGGCGGGATGTGCGTCTTTAGCAACGATAGCAGGGCTGATACTATGGATTCGAGCAGCCAGGAACCCTCCGATCGGGCCAGAAAACTCGTGA
- a CDS encoding rhomboid family intramembrane serine protease: MLFPLIDENPTRRWPIVTVGLIAINTLLLLGMLGLDPLEHNRLFLEYGFVPQRFTEALGSGEAVRIDLEGLVQGSPEAREVLENGESDTVITLPATMTAALGTIFSSMFLHAGIAHLVGNMWFLWIFGNNVEDRLGHVPYLLFYLLGGIFAALAHWATATSTGALIPTVGASGAVAVILGAYAVTYPKAQVRCMLFLFVIFFMIDLPALAVLGIWITFQLVQGLGALHVGLDGGVAWWAHIGGFIFGMAIMPLLAMIIPDTTYSAVLKKERSFQFDPSRHDEFRF; this comes from the coding sequence ATGCTTTTCCCGCTGATCGACGAAAACCCAACGCGCCGTTGGCCAATAGTGACGGTGGGACTGATTGCGATCAATACCTTGCTTTTGCTGGGGATGCTTGGTTTAGATCCGCTAGAGCATAATCGTTTGTTTCTTGAATACGGTTTTGTTCCTCAACGCTTTACCGAAGCACTAGGTTCTGGCGAAGCCGTTCGGATCGATCTGGAAGGTCTCGTGCAGGGTTCGCCTGAGGCTCGTGAGGTACTCGAAAATGGCGAAAGCGACACGGTCATTACCTTGCCTGCAACGATGACGGCGGCCTTGGGAACGATCTTCTCGTCGATGTTCCTGCATGCGGGGATCGCTCACCTGGTGGGCAACATGTGGTTCCTGTGGATCTTCGGCAATAACGTGGAGGATCGCCTGGGGCATGTTCCTTACCTGCTGTTCTATTTGCTGGGGGGCATCTTTGCGGCACTTGCCCATTGGGCGACCGCCACGTCGACCGGAGCGTTGATTCCGACCGTTGGTGCTAGTGGTGCCGTCGCCGTCATCCTGGGTGCTTATGCGGTGACGTATCCCAAGGCTCAGGTGCGCTGCATGTTGTTTCTGTTTGTCATCTTCTTCATGATCGATCTGCCGGCGCTTGCGGTGCTGGGAATTTGGATCACGTTTCAATTGGTGCAAGGCCTGGGAGCTTTGCATGTGGGGCTGGATGGAGGGGTTGCCTGGTGGGCGCACATCGGGGGTTTTATCTTCGGAATGGCCATCATGCCGCTGCTGGCAATGATCATCCCGGACACTACTTACTCGGCGGTTTTGAAGAAGGAACGATCGTTCCAATTTGACCCCAGCCGTCACGACGAATTCCGTTTCTAG
- a CDS encoding STAS domain-containing protein, which produces MAIKYHYLKVRDVQEVVVAEFIQSSILDETAIDRVGKEFEQLILEAATAKKLLLNFRAIEYMSSAMIGKLILLNKNCKNAKIKFKVCNVTGNILEVFQIMKIGKVIDIQKDEKSAIAAFNGPSIGKWFGLS; this is translated from the coding sequence ATGGCGATCAAATACCATTACTTAAAAGTTCGCGACGTACAAGAAGTCGTTGTTGCTGAGTTCATCCAGTCTTCGATTTTGGACGAAACCGCGATCGATCGCGTTGGGAAGGAATTCGAGCAATTGATTTTGGAAGCCGCCACGGCCAAGAAACTGCTCCTGAACTTCCGTGCGATCGAATACATGTCGTCGGCAATGATCGGAAAGCTCATTCTGCTGAATAAGAATTGCAAGAACGCGAAGATCAAATTCAAAGTTTGCAATGTGACCGGCAATATTCTGGAAGTATTCCAGATTATGAAGATTGGCAAAGTGATCGATATTCAAAAGGACGAAAAGTCCGCCATTGCCGCATTCAATGGCCCATCGATCGGCAAGTGGTTTGGGCTTAGCTAA
- a CDS encoding S1C family serine protease, whose product MSADRATMREEILAEADFLERQLNHLKRVVKYVRPSIVHIETTMAGNGFSKSSEVDEAGAGIIFKHEKSFFVLTNRHVINQAPLERIRIYLEDGRQIRAKRVLTDRDTDVAVVEVDADRLIPAEVGDSSQVEVGEKVFAVGSPFGLSQTVTYGIISAVGRRNLQLGRQGLKLQNFFQTDAAINPGNSGGPLINLRGEVVGLNTAIASNSGGNDGIGFAIPIHAALGVAEQLIEKGQVARAFFGVRMDADFDAAGAKEIGLFRARGAKVSGVTPGSPAEAAMIQVGDVITKFYGQEVEDDLQLINIVSLCPLDEDIRFEIYRDGKFVEKTVRLAARNRFEN is encoded by the coding sequence GTGTCTGCCGATCGCGCAACGATGCGGGAAGAGATACTAGCCGAAGCCGACTTTCTGGAGCGTCAGCTCAACCATCTGAAGCGGGTCGTCAAATATGTGCGTCCTTCGATTGTGCACATCGAAACGACCATGGCCGGAAATGGGTTCTCGAAGTCGAGTGAAGTCGACGAGGCAGGTGCCGGAATCATCTTCAAGCATGAAAAGAGCTTCTTCGTTCTGACCAACCGCCACGTGATCAATCAGGCACCGCTGGAGCGGATTCGTATCTACCTGGAAGATGGTCGCCAGATTCGTGCCAAACGCGTACTCACCGATCGAGATACCGACGTGGCCGTTGTGGAAGTCGATGCCGATCGTTTGATCCCTGCCGAGGTAGGTGACAGTTCCCAAGTAGAGGTCGGTGAGAAAGTATTCGCCGTCGGCAGTCCGTTTGGTCTCAGCCAGACGGTCACCTACGGAATCATCAGCGCCGTGGGACGACGCAACCTGCAACTGGGACGTCAAGGCTTGAAGCTACAAAACTTCTTTCAGACCGACGCCGCCATCAATCCTGGCAACAGCGGTGGGCCGCTGATTAATCTTCGCGGGGAAGTGGTGGGGCTGAACACGGCCATCGCCAGTAACTCAGGCGGGAATGATGGAATTGGTTTCGCGATTCCGATTCACGCGGCCTTGGGTGTGGCAGAGCAGTTGATCGAAAAAGGTCAGGTTGCCCGTGCTTTCTTTGGTGTTCGCATGGACGCCGATTTCGACGCGGCTGGCGCTAAAGAGATTGGCTTGTTCCGGGCACGTGGCGCCAAGGTTAGCGGTGTTACGCCAGGCTCGCCAGCGGAAGCCGCGATGATCCAGGTCGGCGACGTCATTACCAAGTTCTACGGTCAGGAAGTGGAAGACGATCTGCAATTGATCAACATCGTCAGCCTGTGCCCGCTGGACGAAGACATCCGATTCGAGATCTACCGCGACGGCAAGTTCGTCGAAAAGACCGTTCGCCTGGCGGCTCGCAATCGGTTTGAGAACTAA
- a CDS encoding 50S ribosomal protein bL37 yields the protein MAKPHRKLKKANHGARPASAKARKAKRKNIKT from the coding sequence ATGGCCAAGCCACATCGTAAGTTGAAGAAAGCCAATCACGGTGCCCGTCCTGCGAGTGCGAAAGCTCGTAAGGCCAAGCGTAAGAACATCAAGACCTAA
- a CDS encoding 3-hydroxyacyl-ACP dehydratase FabZ family protein, producing the protein MAREDLILDPASIDFDNVIADLEAVRKTNPQRYEMEQLTGIVYDDVEAGICAGYMDIAQDAFWVRGHMPGMPLMPGVLMCEMAAQVSTWYVVVHDLMPGKRMGFGGLDEVKFRGIVRPGDRLLCVLKQTRYRPNRMLVCAFQSFVGNTMVAEGVIRGIPLPDEI; encoded by the coding sequence GTGGCGCGAGAAGACCTGATTCTCGACCCTGCGTCGATCGATTTTGATAACGTAATCGCCGATCTCGAGGCGGTTCGAAAGACCAATCCTCAGCGATACGAGATGGAACAGCTCACCGGCATCGTATACGACGATGTTGAAGCAGGCATCTGTGCTGGATACATGGATATCGCGCAGGATGCCTTTTGGGTGCGCGGACACATGCCTGGCATGCCTCTGATGCCGGGCGTTTTGATGTGCGAAATGGCGGCTCAGGTTAGTACCTGGTATGTCGTGGTACACGACTTGATGCCAGGCAAGCGAATGGGCTTTGGCGGCTTGGATGAAGTCAAGTTCCGCGGTATCGTTCGCCCTGGTGACCGCCTGCTGTGCGTGCTCAAGCAGACTCGCTATCGCCCCAATCGAATGCTCGTGTGTGCATTCCAGAGTTTCGTCGGAAACACGATGGTTGCCGAAGGAGTGATCCGCGGCATTCCACTTCCCGACGAGATCTAA